A window of the Halorussus pelagicus genome harbors these coding sequences:
- the coxB gene encoding cytochrome c oxidase subunit II, producing the protein MNPSVGELPLAVGAFGPLQSGLVPKGTRVEVFRQIFTVFLVLGTLVGVVVVGYMVYNAYKNRDGGGRAVNDEATMVGELPSGGGGGRKLFVSFGLSTIIVISLIAWTYGTLLYVEDNPPGESDEEMEIEVVGFRFGWEFIYPNGHTSSTLRVPEGETVHLRATSEDVFHTFGVPELRVKTDAIPGQTTETWFVANETGTYEARCFELCGAGHSYMTAEIVVMDSAEYRSWYENVSSPESASSPNSSALVAPTGATSAPASVAGEDSPRAPWNVPQSAREVVA; encoded by the coding sequence ATGAACCCGTCGGTCGGAGAGCTACCCCTCGCCGTCGGAGCGTTCGGGCCGCTCCAGTCGGGACTCGTACCGAAGGGAACGCGGGTCGAGGTGTTTCGCCAGATATTCACGGTGTTTCTGGTGTTGGGAACGCTCGTGGGCGTCGTCGTCGTCGGCTACATGGTGTACAACGCCTACAAGAACCGGGATGGCGGCGGACGAGCGGTCAACGACGAAGCGACGATGGTGGGCGAACTTCCTTCCGGCGGTGGCGGCGGGCGGAAACTGTTCGTCTCGTTCGGACTGAGTACGATTATCGTGATTTCGCTCATCGCGTGGACCTACGGGACGCTGCTGTACGTCGAGGACAACCCGCCCGGCGAGAGCGACGAGGAGATGGAAATCGAAGTCGTCGGGTTCCGGTTCGGGTGGGAGTTCATCTATCCGAACGGGCACACGTCCAGCACCTTGCGAGTGCCGGAGGGCGAGACGGTTCACCTCCGCGCGACTTCCGAGGACGTGTTCCACACGTTCGGCGTCCCCGAGTTACGGGTGAAAACCGACGCCATTCCGGGCCAGACCACGGAGACGTGGTTCGTCGCCAACGAGACGGGGACCTACGAGGCCAGATGCTTCGAACTCTGTGGCGCGGGTCACTCCTACATGACCGCCGAAATCGTCGTGATGGACTCCGCCGAGTACCGGTCGTGGTACGAGAACGTGTCGAGTCCCGAGAGCGCGTCGAGTCCGAATAGCTCTGCGCTCGTCGCGCCCACAGGCGCGACGAGCGCACCCGCGAGCGTGGCCGGAGAAGATTCACCGCGCGCTCCGTGGAATGTCCCGCAGAGCGCCCGAGAGGTGGTCGCATGA
- a CDS encoding DUF6789 family protein, protein MSGDESEYTTELPDDVTEGAEPDFDNLWGIVTDGLIGAVGGLVGTGSLTVGLLIAASLGVFDINEFATLAELTGLSALFESNPAAVGYVLFLLGGMVMWPLLFASIGSYLPGDRFALKGLPFGFVLWTGFAPAFYSEYTGLALALYLLFTLGGHFAYGFTLGAVFDYLGDRPETLV, encoded by the coding sequence ATGAGTGGGGACGAATCAGAATACACGACGGAGCTACCCGACGACGTAACCGAGGGTGCGGAACCCGACTTCGACAACCTATGGGGTATCGTTACCGACGGACTCATCGGTGCGGTCGGTGGGTTGGTGGGTACGGGGTCGCTGACCGTGGGCCTGCTCATCGCGGCGTCGCTCGGCGTCTTCGACATCAACGAGTTCGCCACGCTGGCCGAACTTACCGGTCTGAGCGCGCTGTTCGAGTCGAACCCCGCGGCCGTCGGCTACGTCCTGTTTCTCCTCGGCGGAATGGTGATGTGGCCGCTCCTGTTCGCGTCCATCGGTTCGTACCTGCCGGGCGACAGGTTCGCGCTGAAGGGTCTCCCGTTCGGGTTCGTGCTGTGGACCGGGTTCGCCCCCGCGTTCTACTCGGAGTACACCGGACTCGCGCTGGCGCTGTACCTCTTGTTTACGCTCGGCGGCCACTTCGCGTACGGGTTCACGCTTGGGGCCGTCTTCGATTACCTCGGTGACCGACCGGAGACGCTGGTCTGA
- a CDS encoding tyrosine-type recombinase/integrase, which yields MTESSSDPFADVRWPTCSLADFRDLYWDIVAPRLRAEGRDPETDRPTHQWFRDEGLRAFLAALRRHHDRSFGEFWREDLGLGDDEEYDWATDHDETRDALETFLDRRRRRHSLRESSIETKRRRLNLYVKAYREANGTDDLLSPVARDSETPTHEVVHACYAAFDRINEQEYSAATKTRVRSVVDGWYQHLVGRRLAAVNPATGLYDEFKWQADPSDPAPLSHAHVRALVEAADSPRERLLVVALAAWGLRANEVASLHVSQFVRDVGEAEAPYVTFAERKNGPGEVNLVYGLDALDAQLDALADREDWSGYLFPSSQGADPHATRETIWSWFRTLAERADLPEKIDGERPSPQLCRRYWYDTYTSVLEAVLEGLEDIAAEQGSSDPRVVLSNYLTEERSRKVRREFMRSELAEAFERNE from the coding sequence GTGACGGAATCGTCGTCCGATCCGTTCGCGGACGTGCGCTGGCCGACCTGCTCGCTCGCCGACTTTCGGGACCTCTACTGGGACATCGTCGCGCCGCGACTCCGCGCGGAGGGCCGGGACCCCGAGACCGACCGGCCGACCCACCAGTGGTTCCGCGATGAGGGACTCCGGGCGTTCCTCGCGGCACTTCGCCGCCATCACGACCGCTCGTTCGGCGAGTTCTGGCGCGAGGACCTCGGACTCGGCGACGACGAGGAGTACGACTGGGCGACCGACCACGACGAGACGCGCGACGCGCTGGAGACGTTTCTCGACCGGCGTCGCCGTCGCCACTCGCTCCGTGAGTCGAGCATCGAGACCAAGCGCAGGCGGTTGAACCTCTACGTCAAGGCCTACCGCGAGGCTAACGGCACCGACGACCTCCTCTCGCCGGTCGCCCGCGATTCCGAGACGCCGACCCACGAGGTCGTTCACGCCTGCTACGCCGCTTTCGACCGGATAAACGAACAGGAGTACAGCGCCGCGACGAAGACCCGCGTCCGCAGCGTCGTGGACGGGTGGTACCAGCATCTCGTCGGCCGCCGACTCGCCGCGGTCAACCCCGCGACCGGTCTCTACGACGAGTTCAAGTGGCAGGCCGACCCCTCCGACCCGGCACCGCTCTCGCACGCTCACGTCCGCGCGCTCGTCGAGGCCGCCGACTCGCCGCGCGAGCGCCTACTGGTCGTTGCGCTCGCGGCGTGGGGTCTCCGGGCGAACGAGGTCGCCAGCCTCCACGTCTCCCAGTTCGTCCGGGACGTGGGCGAGGCCGAGGCCCCCTACGTCACGTTCGCGGAGCGAAAGAACGGACCGGGCGAGGTCAACCTCGTCTATGGACTGGACGCGCTCGACGCCCAACTGGACGCGCTCGCCGACCGCGAAGACTGGTCGGGCTATCTCTTCCCCTCGTCGCAAGGCGCGGACCCGCACGCGACTCGGGAGACGATTTGGTCGTGGTTCCGGACGCTGGCCGAGCGCGCGGACCTGCCCGAGAAAATCGACGGCGAGCGCCCGAGTCCGCAACTCTGTCGGCGCTACTGGTACGACACCTACACGTCGGTTCTCGAAGCCGTACTGGAGGGACTGGAGGATATCGCGGCCGAGCAGGGGAGCAGCGACCCGCGCGTCGTCCTCTCGAACTACCTGACCGAAGAACGGTCCCGGAAGGTTCGCCGGGAGTTCATGCGCTCGGAACTCGCCGAGGCGTTCGAGCGGAACGAATAA
- a CDS encoding DUF7835 family putative zinc beta-ribbon protein, whose amino-acid sequence MATQNSTFAETTELCEECEKSTPHDVTIEIQTESKKQNNTEFSREPYRVTECMECNEMTAKRMNDA is encoded by the coding sequence ATGGCAACGCAAAACTCGACGTTCGCGGAGACCACCGAACTCTGCGAGGAATGTGAAAAGTCAACGCCCCACGACGTGACCATCGAAATTCAGACCGAGAGCAAAAAGCAAAACAACACCGAGTTCTCGCGCGAACCGTACCGTGTCACCGAGTGCATGGAGTGTAACGAGATGACTGCCAAGCGGATGAACGACGCCTAA
- a CDS encoding NAD(P)/FAD-dependent oxidoreductase: protein MPTVAIIGGGPAGLSAGLFTAKNDLDTVVFDTDETWMHKAHVYNYLGIEEVGGTEFVEQAREQVESFDADLRVGEEVTGVERDGEEFAVTTDDGEYDAQYVVFATGTDTELAEQLGCETTEGGLIDVDLNMRTSVENAYAVGSMIRDQKWEAVISAGDGGAAALQIMSEEAGEPVHDFDVPE from the coding sequence ATGCCCACAGTCGCAATTATCGGCGGCGGTCCCGCCGGACTCAGTGCCGGACTGTTCACCGCGAAGAACGACCTCGATACCGTCGTGTTCGACACCGACGAGACGTGGATGCACAAGGCCCACGTCTACAACTACCTCGGCATCGAGGAAGTCGGCGGCACCGAGTTCGTGGAGCAGGCCCGCGAGCAGGTCGAGAGCTTCGACGCCGACCTCCGCGTCGGCGAAGAAGTCACCGGCGTCGAGCGCGACGGCGAGGAGTTCGCTGTGACGACCGACGACGGCGAGTACGACGCCCAGTACGTCGTCTTCGCCACGGGAACCGACACCGAACTGGCCGAGCAGTTGGGATGCGAGACGACCGAGGGCGGACTAATCGACGTGGACCTCAACATGCGGACCAGCGTCGAGAACGCCTACGCCGTCGGGTCGATGATACGCGACCAGAAGTGGGAGGCCGTCATCTCGGCGGGCGACGGCGGCGCGGCCGCGCTCCAGATTATGAGCGAGGAAGCGGGCGAACCGGTCCACGACTTCGACGTGCCCGAGTGA
- a CDS encoding DUF7471 family protein translates to MLRKAGTLAPLDAGHGATPDLGFVALLALAGLGSAVLVGLALAALLRRRSRSYLLVTLALATLLARTGVAVLSLTGMVAPGSHHLLEHGLDAAMAALVVAAVYDARRVRKFADRSGESRSLRSDGGERSPNPDRDGGDDR, encoded by the coding sequence ATGCTTCGCAAGGCGGGGACGCTGGCGCCTCTCGATGCGGGGCACGGCGCGACCCCCGACCTCGGGTTCGTCGCCCTGCTCGCGCTGGCGGGTCTCGGGTCGGCAGTCCTCGTCGGTCTCGCGCTGGCCGCGCTCCTCCGGCGGCGCTCGCGGTCGTACCTGCTGGTGACGCTGGCGCTGGCGACCCTGCTGGCCCGAACCGGCGTCGCGGTGCTGTCGCTCACCGGAATGGTCGCGCCGGGGTCCCACCACCTGCTCGAACACGGTCTCGACGCGGCGATGGCCGCGCTGGTCGTCGCCGCCGTCTACGACGCTCGGCGGGTCCGCAAGTTCGCGGACCGTAGTGGGGAATCGCGCTCGCTCAGGAGCGACGGCGGCGAGCGGTCCCCGAACCCCGACCGAGATGGAGGCGACGACCGATGA
- a CDS encoding winged helix-turn-helix transcriptional regulator — translation MNATRRTIADHVRANPGVHFNAVVRDLDLAPGQVQYHLKRLRKGDSVVTDEIRGRTHIYPPGYDDWERSALAVFRRETARDLLVHLLDAGETTPAALADELGVARSTVEWHLDNLSGDDLVAKRREGNRVYLEPARPEATAELLGEVTPSLPERMVDRFTKLVDGLVEEGP, via the coding sequence ATGAACGCGACTCGCCGCACCATCGCCGACCACGTCCGGGCGAACCCCGGCGTCCACTTCAACGCGGTCGTCCGGGACCTCGACCTCGCGCCCGGACAGGTCCAGTACCACCTCAAGCGCCTCCGCAAGGGCGATTCGGTTGTCACCGACGAGATTCGCGGGCGGACCCACATCTACCCGCCGGGCTACGACGACTGGGAGCGGTCGGCGCTCGCCGTGTTCCGGCGCGAGACCGCCCGCGACCTGCTGGTCCACCTGCTCGACGCGGGCGAGACGACGCCCGCCGCGCTCGCCGACGAACTCGGCGTGGCCCGGAGTACGGTCGAGTGGCATCTCGACAACCTGAGCGGCGACGACCTCGTGGCGAAACGCCGCGAGGGGAACCGCGTCTACCTCGAACCAGCGCGCCCTGAGGCGACTGCCGAACTGCTCGGCGAGGTCACACCCTCGCTCCCCGAGCGCATGGTTGACCGGTTCACGAAGTTAGTGGATGGACTGGTCGAAGAAGGACCCTAA
- a CDS encoding bacterio-opsin activator domain-containing protein — protein MSETESEAVVEVEFRVTDDRYPLVAIPDRLDCRTRVEQIVPRGDDTYAIFHYFSGATAEGVLGAIEEYDGIEARTMDDRDDGGVVEVLVSEPDDHFVVTLTDAGAIPRELRSEGGEARIVAEVPTIYRVSTIIDQFLDTHPSAEVVARRQKNHDVPVFTRREFAQAVEERLTDRQREVLEAAFVAGYFDWPRGKSGEEVAAELGVTSTTFSQHLRAAQGKIVSILVGEWGER, from the coding sequence GTGTCCGAGACAGAGAGCGAGGCAGTCGTCGAGGTGGAGTTTCGCGTCACCGACGACCGATACCCGCTGGTGGCGATTCCGGACCGACTCGACTGTCGAACGCGAGTCGAACAGATAGTTCCGCGGGGCGACGACACCTACGCCATCTTTCACTACTTCTCGGGCGCGACCGCGGAGGGCGTTCTTGGCGCCATCGAGGAGTACGACGGCATCGAGGCCCGAACGATGGACGACCGCGACGACGGCGGCGTGGTGGAAGTCCTCGTCTCCGAACCGGACGACCACTTCGTCGTGACGCTGACCGACGCGGGCGCGATTCCCCGCGAACTCCGGAGCGAAGGCGGCGAGGCCCGCATCGTCGCGGAGGTGCCGACCATCTACCGCGTCTCGACGATCATCGACCAGTTTCTCGACACCCATCCCTCCGCGGAGGTCGTCGCGCGCCGCCAGAAAAACCACGACGTGCCGGTGTTCACCCGCCGAGAGTTCGCGCAGGCCGTCGAAGAGCGATTGACCGACCGCCAGCGCGAAGTGCTGGAAGCGGCCTTCGTCGCGGGCTACTTCGACTGGCCGCGGGGCAAGTCCGGCGAAGAGGTCGCGGCCGAACTCGGCGTCACCAGCACGACGTTCTCACAGCACCTCCGGGCGGCCCAGGGCAAGATAGTCTCCATCCTCGTCGGCGAGTGGGGCGAGAGGTGA
- a CDS encoding DUF7405 family protein, which translates to MENTGPSEPGESESGGRTSGARDAGRSGGPGDERGISRRQFAKAAVAIGGASALSACLSRGGDDLDVATGPDDLSTLPSRQHAWDEYLNRDDHGNVVAPRHRVLLLLNYAGEGTPSDEDRETAESAFRSLERAYERGNDGLLFTVGYSPSYFERFDDDLPESVDLQDPRALAPFEDPELDRQDAVVHLASDHAEVVLAAEQALLGEQATANGVEMDADLSGVFERAERRTGFIGEGLPAENQDVDGIPDSGPVSEDAPLYMGFKSGFQKNQASEDRVTIRDGPFAGGTTHQLSKIRLNLEQWYEQDSRSQRVGKMFCPVHAEEDLVEGAGDNLGDSAQMEQKGCPAHAEDHARTKGMVGHSQKSARARDDDGSPLMIRRDFDSTDDGRAGLHFVSLQRTISDFVDTRDAMNGEDLAERSAVGQTNNNGILQYMEVLRRGNFLLPPREKRSLPTPKPKN; encoded by the coding sequence ATGGAGAATACCGGACCGAGCGAACCCGGAGAAAGCGAATCCGGAGGGAGGACATCGGGAGCGCGAGACGCCGGACGGAGCGGTGGACCGGGCGACGAGCGCGGCATCTCCCGGCGGCAGTTCGCCAAGGCCGCGGTCGCAATCGGGGGCGCGTCGGCGCTGTCGGCCTGCCTGAGCCGCGGCGGCGACGACCTTGACGTGGCCACCGGCCCGGACGACCTCTCGACGCTCCCCTCGCGCCAGCACGCGTGGGACGAGTACCTGAATCGGGACGACCACGGGAACGTCGTCGCGCCTCGCCATCGGGTCCTCCTCCTGTTGAACTACGCGGGCGAAGGGACGCCGAGCGACGAAGACCGGGAGACCGCGGAGTCGGCGTTCCGGAGTCTCGAACGCGCCTACGAGCGGGGCAACGACGGCCTGCTGTTCACGGTGGGCTACTCGCCGTCGTACTTCGAGCGGTTCGACGACGACCTCCCGGAGTCGGTCGATTTGCAGGACCCGCGGGCGCTCGCGCCGTTCGAGGACCCCGAACTCGACCGACAGGACGCCGTTGTCCACCTCGCCAGCGACCACGCCGAGGTCGTGCTGGCGGCCGAGCAGGCCTTGCTCGGCGAGCAGGCGACGGCCAACGGCGTCGAGATGGACGCGGACCTCTCGGGGGTCTTCGAGCGGGCCGAGCGCCGGACGGGATTCATCGGCGAGGGCCTGCCCGCGGAGAATCAGGACGTGGACGGGATTCCCGACTCCGGCCCGGTCTCCGAGGACGCGCCCCTCTACATGGGCTTTAAGTCGGGCTTCCAGAAAAATCAGGCCAGCGAGGACCGCGTGACGATTCGGGACGGGCCGTTTGCGGGCGGGACGACCCACCAGCTTTCGAAGATTCGGCTGAATCTCGAACAGTGGTACGAGCAGGACAGTCGCTCCCAGCGCGTCGGCAAGATGTTCTGCCCGGTCCACGCCGAGGAGGACCTCGTGGAAGGCGCGGGCGACAACCTCGGTGACTCCGCGCAGATGGAACAAAAGGGCTGTCCCGCCCACGCGGAGGACCACGCCCGGACGAAGGGAATGGTCGGCCACTCCCAGAAGTCGGCCCGTGCGCGCGACGACGACGGGTCGCCACTGATGATTCGCCGGGACTTCGACTCGACGGACGACGGGCGGGCGGGCCTGCACTTCGTCTCGCTCCAGCGCACCATCTCGGACTTCGTGGACACCCGCGACGCGATGAACGGCGAGGACCTCGCCGAGCGGTCGGCGGTCGGCCAGACGAACAACAACGGCATCTTGCAGTACATGGAGGTACTTCGCCGGGGGAATTTCCTGCTCCCGCCGCGCGAGAAGCGGTCGCTTCCGACGCCGAAACCGAAGAACTGA
- a CDS encoding sensor histidine kinase: protein MSDDRGPNPPPLDTDLEEVFGRITDAVYALDEEWRFTYLNERAERLFQRDGGDLRGTIVWDAIPDAVQPRFKRKFERAMATQTPTTFEEHIEPLNARFEVRAYPSETGLTVCFREVTQRVGHQGELEERERALRRAYDIIADSDMSFRKQLDALLDVVRETLGIDYATLSRVQGETYVFEAVVAPDDADLHPGDSIPLEATNCERVVTTEQTLVLNDVESDAPELADKSGNAEWGISCYLGAPVSVGEEVYGTFCFYDMEARVEDFSDWQVTFVNLLSKWVGTELERQRENDRLDSFASMVAHELRNPLHIAQLYQEQAAEGDESAAEEVAVALDRIEAIIDVILVTARGTKSVIDWEPVSLTDAAAEVWAEMGAADAELVVETDRTVETDSIHLRHLLENLFSNAVEHGGSEVTVSVGDLPDGFYVADDGEGIPVAEREQVFEAGYTTDETGIGLGLTFVKRLADTYDWQCRVAESDAGGARFEFTNVEIVSQAASR, encoded by the coding sequence ATGAGCGACGACCGAGGACCAAACCCGCCGCCTCTCGACACCGACCTAGAGGAGGTCTTCGGGCGAATCACCGACGCGGTGTACGCCCTCGACGAGGAGTGGCGATTCACCTACCTCAACGAACGGGCTGAACGCCTTTTTCAACGCGACGGGGGCGACCTCCGTGGCACCATCGTCTGGGACGCGATCCCCGACGCGGTCCAGCCACGGTTCAAGCGGAAGTTCGAACGGGCGATGGCGACCCAGACGCCGACGACCTTCGAGGAGCATATTGAACCGCTGAACGCGCGGTTCGAGGTCCGTGCGTACCCCTCCGAGACGGGACTCACCGTCTGCTTCCGTGAGGTCACCCAGCGGGTCGGCCATCAGGGCGAACTCGAAGAACGCGAACGCGCTCTGCGTCGCGCCTACGACATCATCGCGGACTCCGACATGTCGTTCCGCAAGCAACTCGACGCACTCCTCGATGTCGTTCGAGAGACGCTGGGAATCGACTACGCGACCCTCTCTCGCGTGCAGGGAGAGACGTACGTCTTCGAGGCGGTCGTCGCCCCGGACGACGCCGACCTCCATCCGGGGGACTCGATACCGCTCGAAGCGACGAACTGCGAACGCGTAGTCACGACCGAACAGACGTTGGTGTTGAACGACGTTGAGTCGGACGCGCCGGAACTGGCCGACAAGTCGGGGAACGCCGAGTGGGGGATTTCGTGCTATCTCGGCGCGCCGGTGTCCGTCGGCGAGGAGGTGTACGGCACGTTCTGTTTTTACGACATGGAGGCGCGCGTCGAGGACTTCTCCGACTGGCAAGTCACCTTCGTCAATCTCCTGAGCAAGTGGGTCGGGACGGAACTCGAACGCCAGCGCGAGAACGACCGCCTCGACTCGTTTGCCAGTATGGTCGCCCACGAACTCCGCAACCCGCTACACATCGCCCAACTCTATCAGGAACAGGCCGCCGAGGGAGACGAGTCGGCCGCCGAGGAGGTAGCAGTCGCGCTCGACCGCATCGAGGCGATAATCGACGTTATCCTCGTCACCGCGAGAGGGACGAAGTCTGTCATCGACTGGGAACCGGTCTCGCTGACCGACGCGGCCGCCGAGGTGTGGGCGGAGATGGGTGCGGCCGACGCGGAACTCGTGGTCGAAACCGACCGAACCGTCGAGACCGACTCGATTCACCTGCGTCACCTGCTCGAAAATCTGTTTTCGAACGCGGTCGAACACGGCGGGTCGGAGGTTACGGTCAGCGTCGGCGACCTTCCGGACGGATTCTACGTCGCCGACGACGGAGAGGGGATACCCGTGGCCGAGCGCGAACAGGTGTTCGAGGCGGGGTACACCACCGACGAGACCGGCATCGGTCTCGGTCTCACGTTCGTCAAGCGACTCGCCGACACGTACGACTGGCAGTGTCGGGTCGCGGAGAGCGACGCTGGCGGGGCGCGCTTCGAGTTCACGAACGTCGAAATAGTCTCGCAGGCGGCGTCTCGGTAG
- a CDS encoding fumarylacetoacetate hydrolase family protein yields the protein MRKVRFRDPAGSTRTGEWTDDGIEAADRIYDESAVELLPPSDPSKIVCVGLNYADHAAERDKEPPERPLLFLKPPNALAAHGDTVGLPAGKERVDHEAELAVVMGEQARNVAAEEAMKYVAGFTCMDDVSNRDDQDREQNWVRGKAFDNSAPLGPVLATPEEVPDDASVELRVNGETRQRSSRDEFIWSVPELIEEITTYLTLEPGDVVSTGTPAGVAALEDGDDVEVEVEGVGVLRHGVRRE from the coding sequence ATGCGAAAAGTACGATTCCGCGACCCCGCGGGTTCCACCCGCACGGGCGAGTGGACCGACGACGGCATCGAGGCCGCCGACCGAATCTACGACGAGTCCGCGGTCGAACTCCTCCCGCCGAGCGACCCCTCGAAAATCGTCTGCGTAGGGCTGAACTACGCCGACCACGCCGCCGAGCGCGATAAGGAACCGCCCGAGCGCCCGCTCCTCTTTCTCAAACCCCCGAACGCGCTCGCGGCCCACGGCGACACCGTGGGTCTCCCCGCCGGGAAGGAGCGCGTGGACCACGAGGCGGAACTCGCGGTCGTGATGGGCGAGCAGGCCCGGAACGTCGCCGCCGAGGAGGCGATGAAGTACGTCGCGGGATTCACCTGCATGGACGACGTGTCGAACCGCGACGACCAAGACCGCGAGCAGAACTGGGTCCGGGGCAAGGCGTTCGACAACTCCGCGCCGCTCGGTCCCGTCCTCGCCACGCCCGAGGAGGTGCCCGACGACGCGAGCGTCGAGTTGCGCGTCAACGGCGAGACCCGCCAGCGGTCTTCGCGCGACGAGTTCATCTGGTCGGTGCCGGAACTCATCGAGGAGATTACGACCTACCTCACGCTCGAACCGGGCGACGTGGTCTCGACCGGGACGCCCGCGGGCGTCGCGGCCCTCGAAGACGGCGACGACGTGGAAGTCGAAGTCGAGGGCGTAGGTGTGCTTCGTCACGGCGTTCGGCGCGAGTGA
- a CDS encoding DUF7542 family protein translates to MTDERATVTCPDCDLDESFGNLGAARERIETHRRETGHEAVWELSALSAGVERAGDEAGVCGRSDCGDEESPLFRDDL, encoded by the coding sequence ATGACCGACGAGCGCGCGACGGTGACGTGTCCCGACTGCGACCTCGACGAGTCGTTCGGCAACCTCGGCGCGGCCCGCGAGCGCATCGAAACCCACCGCCGGGAGACCGGCCACGAAGCGGTCTGGGAACTGTCCGCGCTCAGCGCGGGCGTCGAGCGGGCGGGCGACGAGGCCGGAGTCTGCGGGCGCTCGGACTGTGGCGACGAGGAGTCGCCGCTGTTCCGTGATGATTTGTGA
- a CDS encoding iron transporter: MQRRDLLRAAGPLGLAGLAGCMGTFETQSSAQSRFTTVEDRTEKVYYPSHIDGMTMVGMGGDGRYKVGLMYSLPHAFWTITGTDLNLAQVGEDATAHLMATLWDSETGTVLPTSEIRATILKGGEEIDSRRLWPMLSQNMGYHFGDNVRLDGNGTYTARLSVSAMQARRMGELRGAFGEGTTIEVEFEHRRGKLGDLSLKQLPDKKGDAGAIEPMEMKMPLAQVPERDDLPNVLATGTSGDADFAVFAPDESPHFVPDGQSYLAVSSRTPYNRYPLPFMSLSATLTRGGSSVYDDILRAALDPQLGYHYGAAVESVESGDSLTLTVDAPPQVARHEGYETAFVQMPELELSL; encoded by the coding sequence ATGCAACGACGCGACCTTCTCCGGGCCGCCGGACCGCTCGGACTCGCTGGCCTCGCGGGGTGTATGGGGACCTTCGAGACTCAGTCGTCCGCCCAGAGCCGGTTCACGACCGTCGAGGACCGCACCGAGAAGGTGTACTACCCCTCGCACATCGACGGGATGACGATGGTCGGGATGGGCGGCGACGGTCGGTACAAGGTCGGTCTGATGTACAGTCTCCCCCACGCTTTCTGGACGATAACGGGCACCGACCTGAACTTGGCGCAGGTCGGCGAGGACGCCACCGCGCACCTGATGGCGACGCTCTGGGACTCCGAGACCGGGACGGTTCTGCCGACCTCGGAGATTCGCGCGACGATTCTGAAGGGTGGCGAGGAAATCGATTCGCGTCGGCTCTGGCCCATGCTCTCCCAGAATATGGGCTATCACTTCGGCGACAACGTGCGACTCGACGGCAACGGGACCTACACCGCGAGGCTCTCGGTCAGCGCGATGCAGGCCCGCCGGATGGGCGAGTTACGGGGCGCGTTCGGCGAGGGGACGACCATCGAGGTAGAGTTCGAACACCGTCGCGGCAAGTTGGGCGACCTCTCGCTCAAACAACTCCCTGACAAGAAGGGCGATGCGGGAGCTATCGAACCGATGGAGATGAAGATGCCCCTCGCGCAGGTTCCCGAGCGCGACGACCTACCGAACGTCCTCGCCACGGGGACCAGCGGGGACGCCGACTTCGCGGTGTTCGCGCCCGACGAGTCGCCCCACTTCGTGCCCGATGGCCAGTCGTATCTGGCTGTCTCGTCCCGGACGCCGTACAACCGCTACCCCCTGCCGTTCATGTCGCTGTCCGCGACGCTGACCCGCGGCGGGTCGTCGGTGTACGACGACATTCTCCGGGCCGCGCTGGACCCCCAACTGGGCTATCACTACGGCGCGGCCGTCGAGAGTGTCGAGTCGGGCGATTCGCTGACTCTAACCGTCGACGCCCCGCCGCAGGTCGCGCGCCACGAGGGGTACGAGACCGCGTTCGTCCAGATGCCCGAGCTGGAGCTGTCGCTTTAA
- a CDS encoding DUF2267 domain-containing protein, translating into MNYDEFMGHVQNRLELPDTGRAVRATRAVLQSLGERLQAGEAQDLAGPLPMEVDYYLESADSGQRFDYDEFVSRVADRANADRADAAYYGKVVVGLVSERVPAGEIEQVRAQLPAEFDDLFALVDPEEVEE; encoded by the coding sequence ATGAACTACGACGAGTTCATGGGACACGTTCAGAATCGACTCGAACTGCCCGACACCGGCCGAGCGGTCCGCGCGACGCGCGCGGTCCTCCAGTCGCTCGGCGAGCGTTTGCAGGCCGGAGAGGCCCAAGACCTCGCGGGACCGCTCCCGATGGAGGTCGATTACTACCTCGAATCGGCCGACTCGGGCCAGCGATTCGACTACGACGAGTTCGTCAGTCGGGTCGCCGACCGCGCGAATGCCGACCGCGCCGACGCCGCCTACTACGGGAAAGTTGTGGTCGGTCTCGTCAGCGAACGCGTCCCGGCGGGCGAAATCGAACAGGTCCGCGCCCAACTGCCCGCGGAGTTCGACGACCTGTTCGCCCTCGTGGACCCCGAGGAAGTCGAGGAGTAG